GTTATGCCTCTGATCCATCCATTAGGACCATTCTGAGTTCTTGGTCAATCTTTCAGaaagtcaaaaatatttcagatgaattagaatttaaacattaaaaaaaaataaagtaaaataaaggaagATATAGGAAAATATAATAATCTTGGGGTAAGGGAGAAATCTCaggcaaaataaaatactcataaaccataattaaaagacagatatGGGTATAGAAAAGATGTCAACTTCTGAACAATAAAAGGCACCATAAGTAAGACTTAAAAGATAAGcaacaaataggaaaaaagttAGCAACATAAAACAGGCAAAGGATTTATCCATTATCAAGCACTATTAAAGGATATAGAATTACTACACCCACAACATATAATGGGCACCTATGatcagtaagaaaaaacaaaaataattcaatagaGAATGGTCAAGGTTATGAAGAGGCAAttctcagaaggaaggaaatagctAACAAACGTATGAATGGATATTCAACCTTACAGGtaaccaaagaaatgcaaattaaagctaaATCATTCATCAAAGGGTCTAAAATCAGAATGACTAATAATATCCACTGTTGGATGAAATGGGGGAAATGAGCATTTTCATATATTGTTGATACAAATTGCTCTACACTTTCAGAGAACAACTTGGAAGTATATGTCAGAAAATATTCATGCTCCTTATTTATCTTATTAACTCTCAAGTGCAAAAAACCAGATTATAAgaatgttcactgtagcattactTGAAAGAGGTAAAGGGGtgggggtatagttcagtggtagagtgcatgcttagcatgcatgaagtcctaggtttgattcccagtacctctatttaaataaataaataaataacatattaaaaagaaagaggtaaaaactaagaaaaacctCATTAGGAAAGTAATTTCCTATAAAAAGAATTTCGATTGTATTAGCTCCAGCTATTCTGACCAGTAAAATCTGACGATgggttaaataaatttttaactaGCATTAACCTAAAATGTAATTAGATATCCTAtgataaaaactgaatttaaaagaatgagacaGATATATTGCTAAGAAAGAACAAGTTACAGAAAATACATACAGCATCACCTCtctaagcaaacaaaaaaaaagtaagtagctaaaatatttttgagcagtTATTCTCTGACAAGTACAATGCTAATGCTTTGCATGAATTAATCTCATCTAATCCTTGTAATAATCCAATGAGGCAAGCACAAGTCATATATCCgctttacagagaaagaaattatggCACAGAGATATTAAGGAACTTGCCAACGATCAGAGAGTTAGTCAATAGTATAACGAAGTTAAGGTTCAAATACAAGGTTTAACTAATAGGCTATAATAGGCTCCAAAAAAGTTGTTCTCAGTTACCCATCAGTAAAGTACAAATAATCTTCAattcagaaactaaaaatagtttttaaaaaaaatcctcaacaatcTTAAATGCCCACTAACAGAATAATGGCTAGATGCTGGTAGTTATATAATGGAATTCTGTACATAAGTTTAAAATGTAGgactagaaaaatacacattaaataaaaaatacaaagttgaattaaattcaaattttagataGATAACATAGTTTGATATCATtcctaaaagtttaaaaatctgcaAAACAATATCCCATTTAGGTAtagaaacataaacataaatataaaaactggCATGGGATGACTTAGATGCTCAATTCATgatagtggttacctctgagaaaaaaaggaaaggactgAGATCCTGGGGAGGGACCAAGAGCCCTCAATTTATTTAAAGCAACTAACTGATGTATAATGCGAAAATTTGATAAAACTAAGCtgtggatatacatatattcattatattagcCTTTATTATTATCTATTTACTTGAATTacttcccaaataaaataatttttaaagctctgcaGATGACCCAAATATAAAGCCaattgaggaaagagaaaaaactcaATTTTGAATGCGAGTCTAGGCATCCTCACTTTTTTTGATCCTTATTAAGCATTCAGACTCCATGACTGACAGAttctagtcttaattttttcCCAGCATCTCCCACTTCTAGTCTTTGGAAATTTATTCACAATATAATGAAATCATACTCTGTATGTATATTTGTCAATATCTGCTGTGTGGATTATAAACTcctagaaaacaggaaaaatcttattattttttcttaatttccaacTGCTAGGTGACCATGTGCCCTGCTTTCCTAGCATAATTACGAATAGTGTCTCCTTTCACCCTAAAAAGGGTCCCAGGTTGCATGATAAATTGCAGTCAACCCATCCACTACATATTTAATGACAGACATGACTGCTCATCGTCTCAGCACCTCTACgtataaaattctaaaacaaaaacgaaaacaaaaaaactcattaCTTTTCTAAAACTTAACCCCTCTCAAAACATTAACATGTACTTCTCAACTGCTTCAAAAGCTAAAGAATTCATATGATTTTCCATTTGTATCACTTTATAAGGagataattcaaaaagataatctttgttttataaataatgcctAGAATTGAAGCTTTATATAATCctgtcctcaaaaaaaaaaaaaaatttcaggataCAGCAAGATTCTTGTGTATTAATTTACATAAAACTCAAAGAAGAATCTGAACCTAAAAATAGTAAGCTTGAGATGTAGACTTTTCTTGACCTAGAacacattattttcttaatgtaaaatCAATTGTGGCCTTTAAAAAGGAGTAATTTATGcttccatattttttcattttcagagttcAGAAACCATTTAAACTATTTCAGAGTTCAAATGCAAGATAATAGGCACATTACCTGCACTTAAATTGTTGACTGGCACTTGTAAAGTAGCTGcaactttgtttaaaatgttctGCATTTCTGGTCCAGTTTTGAAGGCTTCTACATGATAAAGAGCCGTAGCATTCTTTTCTACTTGAGTTAAAAACTTCTCACAATAATCAAAGAACCTCATTAGTTTATCATTAATTCTTGGAGGCCCACACTCCatgtctgaaagagaaaaaaatattgagtgtgtatatatgtatgtgtgtatatatatccacTGACATGAATGACAATTTCAAATTATTGAAAATTCTGTTTCAAGTGTGAAAGGGAACACTAAAAACCTATTTATTCATTGGTATGTCTGAAATAAGTACACACTGCTCAAAAGACATAAGGCAAAACTATTCCCCATCTATAATGACTGTTAATTCACGAGAGGATATGCTAAAAAAGACCGAAGAAACAGagaatatcaaaaataaaatgttatagcAATACTACACTATGAAATAAAGGtaactgaaataaatgttttcctaaagaaaagaaaaataactagacGTGAAAGTCATAAAAAGTGCAAAATGTATTGTAAATTACTGTTCCCGTCAGGCACAGAAAATTTGAGAAAGCAAactaaaaattagcaaaatttcTAATTACAGGGTAATTAATAGAAATCTGTTTGACTACTCTAAGTCAAAGTCTAATTagagtattttatttctcaactttCCCAACCCtgtgttaatttaaaaaaggctGTTTTGGATAAAAAACTACTGACAACAGCACAAAATACATTAACGTTTCAAGTCTTCTGTATTTCATTGTGCTAGATGCTTCTGACTCGGTTCATTTTCTAACTAGAGCTCTCATATAACTTTCTATTTAgaatattatatgttacattaTTTCCCCAATTCAGCAACAAATATGTACTAGAAAAGCATTCATAATCAAGCTTCAACTATTGAAGTGCCTTTTAAGTTTTCTGGGagtcatatttaaaatacacagatttCAACCATCATTCCTCCAATAATTTACCATGAAATAGTATActatttctgaatataaaatgagaaaattaaatctaGTTATACCTTTGTGctttggatgtgtgtgtgtgtacccattTCAAGAGATCCTGAAATGAATAATTCTGCCCACTTTAATTGGCAACTGGAttacaatttttaagaaaacatcttGACCAGGAAAATATGTAATCTTTGTCATCTTTTTCTGTGGCCTCAAAATAGGATTTCCTAAGTGGATCTGGATAATTCATCCTTGTTATTATCTCATTACTGctgtttttaaacagaaacaaaggcattgttctgtttctgtaaaaatacaaaatctaaTTCAGTGGCTTCCCTCTAAAGCCCAGTTGTACACAACAGGCAAAACAATTGTCTGTAGATAATAATGAAGCAGCTAAGCAAAAGGTTTAATCTCTGAGACTGAAAATGGTGAGGGTGGCTTATCCTGAACTATTTTGATCCATGGCTTTGCACTTTGAGGCAAATGCCAATTCTCACAACGCCATCTAAGGGCAAAAATTCATTCATCCCAGGAGATccagcagccagccagcccctctTTGGtaacactatatatatgtatatatacacattactatactgAAATATGTTCTGCTTTCAACATTTAGTTAATTTAACAGATTTGTGGGGAATTTTCACTCATATTAATGGGAAAAGTCCAGCTATAATTAAAAAGCATGATTCAACAAGTGACTAAACATAAGTCAGCCAACCGAGTTACCCACAGAGCAATAACATGACACAGAGTCAATAGAAGAAACCCTTGGAGATGGCTAAACTGCTTAAAAGAGGATGCTACTGGAGAAATGACAAACCAGtctactaatttatttttcacttgggCCTTTTAAAGCTAAATGGTCTCACTTCAACTCTGACCTTAAAATTGATCAAGAAAGTATTAACACTTGTTCGTCTCTCTGGCACAAAAATGTTGTGTTTTTATCCTTATCCTTAAGTTACAGGACAAATGGAAGCTACGTAGTGTAATGGTTAAGAGGCCAAGTTCTAAATCAGATTTCCTGGGTCCATACCTAGCTattttaggcaaattatttaGTGTCTCTatctcctcatctgttaaaaaaaaaaaagagggaaaatactATCAACCTCAGAGAGCTGTTCTAAGGATTTAGTGAAATCAATGTTAGGCATGCCTAACACACAGTAGGCACTGAGTgcttgctattattattatctgtgaCTATTAAAACATTTTCGGAGGAAAAAGCTTCATTCAGGGGGCAAACAGAAGACTTGGATTCTGGGCCTGCCCCTAGTCCTCAAACTAAGAAAGGACAATCAGCAAGGCATATTCCTGGGCTCAGcttcttcacctgtgaaataaAAGGGCCCCACTAGATGATCTCTAGATGATCTCTCAAATTTTGCGAAAGTATAAGGAATGGAATAAATCAGTAAAGCTTTGCTCATGACCATAGTCCACAGCTACAAGGAAAGTAACTCTACCAAAACACGGAAAAGGCAGAACAGTAAAGAAAGTTTGAGAAGCTTCCTAAAATAGGTTGTAGGTCTAGAACCAGTATCTGGAAAAGTTGTTCagtgaaaaccaaaaccaaaaccaaaaccaaaaccaaaaccaaaaccaaaaccaaaccaaactcaAAAGCCTGAGGAAAAAAGTCCGAGActgtataaagaaaaaagtgcGCCCAGCTGTGGAACTAGCTGCCAGACAGGGAGGTAAGGGAGGGGTTGGTGCTCAGAGGGGGCAATTCAACTTGGGAATGGGTGATCAGAACCTGACCTGCCTGTTTCCTTCGCTCCTGGATCCCCCAACCTCTACCACAGGGTCCTGCACGTAGAAGGTGCCAAATTCAAAggtgatgaatgagtgaatgaacgtCTAtgtaagaggagagaggagatacCCAAGCCCTGAACATCCCACGAGATGGGGGCCCGAGGGATGGGaactgggaagaaagggaagtgaGGAAAGGCTGGGATCGGGGAAGTAGGAGGACCTGGGTAGGCACTGGCCAGGAGGCCGGGGCGGTCACCTGCGACGTCGGGTGGCGGCACCCCCGGGTGGTAGTGCTGCCACAGGCCCTGCAGGAAGGCAGCGCCGCTGTCCACGCAGCGGTGCTTGGAGCTGGTGACTAGCTGCAGACGGCCGTAGTTCTCGCGGCTGAAGAGGGCCGGGAAAAGGGAGGCCAGGCGCAGCGCCAGCTGTCTCATGTCCTGCCGCCCCTTCTCCACTAGCTGCCCGTCCATCCAGTCCGCGTACCACAGCGGCCAATTGGCCAACGCGGCGCCCAGGCTGCGACCGCCCGCAGCGCGGGTTCCGTCATCCCCCGGCCTGCGGGCCTGCAGCAGCCCATGCAGCTGCCGCAGCTTGCGGATTTGTTTGGCCGTAGGGTAGCGGGTGCCGTGGCGGATGAGGGCGACCAGCTGCACGGGAGTGCAGGTCTCCTCCAGCAGCTCGGGATCCCGCCGCGGCGCCTCTGGGTTCGGCAGCAGCCCAGGGTTGGCATCCTCGTAGCGAGTCTTCG
This genomic interval from Camelus ferus isolate YT-003-E chromosome 11, BCGSAC_Cfer_1.0, whole genome shotgun sequence contains the following:
- the MINPP1 gene encoding multiple inositol polyphosphate phosphatase 1 isoform X3, with protein sequence MLRGPGRLLRVTAAPVAALAVALVSSLSRCSLLEPEDPVVSALSPYFGTKTRYEDANPGLLPNPEAPRRDPELLEETCTPVQLVALIRHGTRYPTAKQIRKLRQLHGLLQARRPGDDGTRAAGGRSLGAALANWPLWYADWMDGQLVEKGRQDMRQLALRLASLFPALFSRENYGRLQLVTSSKHRCVDSGAAFLQGLWQHYHPGVPPPDVADMECGPPRINDKLMRFFDYCEKFLTQVEKNATALYHVEAFKTGPEMQNILNKVAATLQVPVNNLSAVLNQFPLQSSFSLVMQRPFFHCFLLWATSKTRSP